The following proteins are encoded in a genomic region of Montipora foliosa isolate CH-2021 chromosome 10, ASM3666993v2, whole genome shotgun sequence:
- the LOC137973179 gene encoding E3 ubiquitin-protein ligase TRIM71-like: protein MDVQQLFKIFKKEAECPLCIETVTNPKTLPCLHSFCLECLDRHANFARRQLKATIKCPVCQTSFQIPETDTFENLPSSFHLNRLVDALPLEDGSVQSQRCNNCDENNTATCYCFVCQNFLCASCFEAHQRLKASRGHRNVLIDKLQAQDVQEVIHRPVMCSQQYHEDQALEFYCKDCKVLICHKCTVVSHDRHSKTDTQKAAQEQKMQMSDAVAKVKAEMVRYESEIKKQTDLKNKNKIEILNEEKKMTDTVEKLIRDLRQHEIKMKDKFREIYEAEQKHHATRLENFELVATQLKSCFERCQSILERNFSVEILQTNHAILGRCNALLNVRKPDLYMSPHVHYLVEKKLDLMDRVVTKTDPSKCLAEGQDSKEVKERKETYFVIVTKDSEEFQCYQQDDKIKVNILTPEGDQLKTDIKDTKDGKYTVTYTPEDAGQHRLEILVNGQPLTGSPWIVQVHQHQYQFAFQFGLGGKGRGEFDGICDIDVSEKTGTIAVAGYRNRIQLLSSEGKFRREIRLGGAPRSVEFTDSGDLLTLVPGSDTKLCLFSEEGHFIKHMNDKHLDEPRHLTIASDGRIIITDWSDKKIKVLSPDGNDLLQSFSAPDCDKSPDCAIYHQNKFFVSYFLANCVKVFDKIGVYLHDIGCKGCNDGHFDGPVGLVIDKYNRLIVCDSDNHRLQLFTLTGKFGSKLDGEYFKNGFRPSYVAIYSGGSLTVTDPLNRRISVFQ from the coding sequence ATGGATGTTCAACAGcttttcaagattttcaaaAAGGAAGCAGAATGCCCATTGTGCATAGAGACTGTCACAAATCCCAAGACATTACCATGTCTTCACTCATTTTGTCTGGAGTGTCTCGACAGACATGCAAACTTCGCAAGGAGACAGCTAAAAGCGACAATCAAATGTCCGGTTTGCCAGACTTCATTCCAAATTCCGGAAACAGACACCTTCGAGAATTTGCCGTCATCGTTTCATCTCAACCGATTGGTGGATGCTCTGCCTCTAGAAGATGGCAGCGTACAGTCTCAAAGATGCAACAATTGTGACGAGAACAACACGGCAACATGTTACTGTTTCGTGTGCCAGAATTTTCTGTGCGCATCTTGTTTTGAAGCTCACCAACGCTTGAAGGCCTCAAGAGGTCATCGCAATGTCTTAATCGACAAACTGCAAGCGCAAGATGTGCAAGAGGTGATCCACAGACCCGTGATGTGTTCACAGCAATATCATGAAGATCAAGCTCTCGAATTTTACTGCAAAGACTGTAAAGTTCTGATTTGCCACAAATGTACTGTAGTGAGTCACGATCGACACTCTAAGACAGACACTCAGAAAGCagcacaagaacaaaagatgcaaatgtCCGACGCTGTGGCCAAAGTGAAAGCGGAAATGGTCAGATATGAGAgtgaaattaagaaacaaactgacctaaaaaacaaaaacaaaattgaaattttgaacgaggaaaagaaaatgacagacACTGTGGAAAAATTGATTCGTGATTTGCGACAACACGAGATAAAAATGAAGGACAAGTTTCGTGAAATTTATGAAGCGGAACAAAAACATCACGCAACGCGACTGGAAAACTTCGAGCTGGTTGCCACCCAGCTGAAAAGCTGCTTCGAACGCTGTCAGAGTATCTTAGAAAGAAACTTCAGCGTCGaaattctacaaacaaatcacgCCATCCTCGGACGTTGTAATGCACTGTTAAATGTAAGAAAACCCGATCTTTACATGTCGCCACATGTACATTACTTGGTGGAAAAGAAATTGGATCTTATGGATCGAGTTGTCACCAAGACTGATCCCTCAAAGTGCTTAGCTGAAGGTCAAGACAGCAAGGAagtaaaagaaaggaaggagacatattttgtcattgttaCAAAGGATTCAGAAGAATTTCAATGTTATCAACAAGatgataaaatcaaagtcaACATATTGACTCCAGAAGGTGATCAACTAAAAACAGACATTAAAGACACCAAAGACGGCAAATACACAGTGACATACACACCCGAAGATGCCGGACAACACAGATTAGAGATCCTTGTGAATGGACAGCCGCTGACTGGTAGTCCTTGGATTGTGCAGGTTCATCAGCATCAATATCAATTTgcctttcagtttggtttaggaGGGAAGGGACGAGGAGAGTTTGATGGCATTTGCGATATCGATGTGAGTGAGAAAACGGGAACGATTGCTGTTGCAGGATACCGGAATCGAATTCAACTGTTGAGCTCAGAAGGAAAGTTTCGAAGGGAGATAAGACTTGGTGGTGCACCTCGGTCTGTGGAATTTACAGACTCTGGTGACCTGCTGACTTTAGTTCCGGGAAGCGACACTAAGCTTTGTCTTTTCAGTGAGGAGGGTCACTTCATCAAACACATGAATGATAAACATCTTGATGAACCACGTCACCTTACCATTGCGAGTGATGGTCGTATAATCATAACAGACTGGTCGGACAAGAAAATTAAGGTCCTCTCCCCTGATGGGAATGACTTGCTCCAATCCTTCAGTGCCCCAGATTGTGATAAATCCCCAGATTGCGCTATTTATCATCAAaacaaattctttgtttcttatttCCTTGCTAATTGTGTCAAGGTATTTGACAAAATAGGAGTGTATTTACATGACATTGGCTGTAAGGGGTGCAATGATGGCCACTTTGATGGTCCTGTTGGACTCGTTATTGACAAGTACAACCGACTCATTGTGTGTGATTCAGATAACCATAGGCTGCAACTCTTCACCCTGACCGGCAAGTTTGGGAGTAAACTTGATGGAGagtatttcaaaaatggctttcGACCTTCTTACGTTGCTATATATAGTGGTGGCAGTCTCACCGTAACCGACCCACTCAACAGGCGCATTTCTGTTTTCCAGTAA